The Setaria viridis chromosome 2, Setaria_viridis_v4.0, whole genome shotgun sequence DNA window AGTCGAGGACGATCGGCACGCGGTTGAGGATGTTGATGCCGTGGACGATGGCCGGCGTGGCAGGTTCAGTTTGGACGCGGAGTGTGTGGGGAAGGCCAGACTCGGCGTCGGAGTTGTCGGAggccgacgacgatgaggacgagGATGAACTCATGGCGTCGGGGTGGGAGGTTGAGGCAGCGGAGAGTTAGGATCGTGGAACGGCTGATACCATGTAAGAACTGAATAGGAAGAATACAGACGACTCAAGTTGTATTGATCAGGGCTTACGCCTCTTATACATGTACATCACGGCAGTCAGATAACTAACAATAGCTACACTTAAGGAGAGCCAAGGAACGTGCTAACTAGGTATAGTACAGGTCGCTAACAGAACACCGAGTGCCAGTCCttctccgccacctcccgccgcgGCAGCGGGATGGTCCGGCGTGTGTTCCCCtcctcgtcgacggcgacgaggttGTTCGGGCCGGTGGTGCCGTCGGTGTCGACGACAAGGTGCAGCATGCCGttcgcgacggcggcgccggtgccCGGCTGGATGGGCGCCACGGCGCGGCCCCAGTCCCGCCACCCGCCGTCGCGCCACGGGCCCGCCCGGTCCGTCCACGCGCCCTCCGCCGACGAGTAGGTGTGCACCGCGCGCACGGCGTCCATCTCGTCCAGCCGGAACTGGAGCAGGTGGAACGCGTGCGGGGAGGACGCGGCGTCGAAGAGCAGGTAGGTGCGCGCCACCGgctgggaggtggtggtgggggccCAGCCGGAGGGCGGGACGGCCGCCCACCGCGCCGTGGCCGGGTTGCAGACCAGGTAGCACGCCGGCGGGTGGAGGTCCGGGGACTCGTGCCTCCGGACGCGCGCCAAGAGGACCAGCCCGTCGCGGGCATCGACGATCACGTCGCGGAATCCCTCGCcggtgggcggcgccggcgggaggaaggggaaggttGCGTCGATGAGCGGGGCGGCCATCCTGGAGACGTTGATGAACCGCCGGGTGATTACCCGGTTCGAGACCGCGGCGTGCGGGCACGTGCGGTGCGAGCTCtcggcgccatcgccgccgccgtcctcgcggcAGCGCTCGCACACGCCGCCGATCTcggtcccggcggcggcggtgtcgtcGTCGGTAACGTCGGCGCAGAGGAACCCGGCCAGGGTCTGGGCGAAGCGCACGCGGTGGAGCGGGTCCGTGACGAGGCCGCACCAGGCCTTGGAGACGCACTTGAAGCGGTGGAGGGACTTGGCGGGGAGGAGCTCAAACATCTCGACGAGCGCGTCGTCGGGGACGCGGgtgccggacgccgccgccgccgccgccgccgcccgcagctTGGATCCGTGGCCGTCCATGCCGGCTAAGGATCGGAGGGGATCAGCTTGCTAAACGCGCCGTCGGAAAGGTGGTTGGGGATCGCCGCCGGCCATTGAGTGATGATGAGGTGGCGCCAGCGAGAAGCAACGGGTGGGGAAAGGAccgagagagaggagggggaggaggcttTATTGCGCCAGGCCGCCAGCCGCCAGCGTTGACGGCGAGAAGAAGACTTCGCCGCGGCGCTTTGGGCTTTccaccgcccgcgccgcgccgcgccgcgcgaaGCCACGGAGGCCGTTGGTTTGCTACGACGTGTGCGTGACTAGGAAAGCAACAGGCAACAGACAGGACAGATGGAGATGACAAGCGCGTGAGCGTCACCAAATCGGCGCTTTCGATTTGGCGTGGCAGATGCATGGAGTCCGACGATGGATCCACGGAGAAAGCTTGGCCACTGACGTCAGGGTTGATTGGCTGTGGCACATGCGGGCCGAGCTgtcggccccgccggcgcccatcGCCGTAGCGCCAGCGCACCGCCGGCAAGGCCGGTCCTGAGATTTGGGAGGTCCGGGGGAAAATAAAACTCGAGACCCtttcatataaaaattataacaaatatatgtgaagtgttattaataaatactttaaatgtatctaaaagtaatattcatatcaaattatttatacatgttaccttaaaagtttcttctaacattcctcgatgcaaagtcacttgtgatagggttgatgtcaatctcatgcaacaatttcttcttgatgcataatgttgccaaaccatttaacctctcctgagtcattgttgacctcaaatagttcctcaataacttcaactttgaaaaacTTATTTCAACCAATGCGACAGTCACAGACTcagtaaataagagtcggtaagcaatggagacattAAGATAACTATCCATATCTctgacatgctcaaaaatctccatagcagacattacatcttttcctttttcttttctcgcagcctgattcatattttctagatgACATTATGTCCCACAGTGCTGAAATTtttataaatacacaatagttataaatcaatTGAGATTgaataacttgtgatagtgaattaataattaatggtatggagaattgggGAAGTGGCAATCGAGCAGCGTACCTGGGTGCCGGCGCAGTCGAACAAGAATAGCTTGATCTTGTC harbors:
- the LOC117845911 gene encoding uncharacterized protein, giving the protein MDGHGSKLRAAAAAAAASGTRVPDDALVEMFELLPAKSLHRFKCVSKAWCGLVTDPLHRVRFAQTLAGFLCADDGGGDGAESSHRTCPHAAVSNRVITRRFINVSRMAAPLIDATFPFLPPAPPTGEGFRDVIVDARDGLVLLARVRRHESPDLHPPACYLVCNPATARWAAVPPSGWAPTTTSQPVARTYLLFDAASSPHAFHLLQFRLDEMDAVRAVHTYSSAEGAWTDRAGPWRDGGWRDWGRAVAPIQPGTGAAVANGMLHLVVDTDGTTGPNNLVAVDEEGNTRRTIPLPRREVAEKDWHSVSYMFLARSQGRLHYVMCVRPPHGRLSEEHPLKLLVWVLEDHDAGEWVLKHTVSFPELFGRIACQFRVEYSVVAVHPDGNWVFFVRHWDRKLVAYDMDRREVIVVADLGAGGEVGDELPTPYVPLYSKCSALTNIQ